The DNA window GTGTTGGCCCTCTTGTAGCGGGAGAACTCTTGGGTTGCTATTGGTAATTTCCGACAAAGTTAGCCATACTGTTGGTGGGAGGTATGAGTTAGCAGTCGTGGTGAAGTCGAATACCGTGCCGTTGTCGCACAGCGCCTATCTCAGCATCCGCTCGGCGATCGTCTCGCTGGCGATCGAGCCGGGTAGCTTCTTGCTGGACCGCGATATCGCCGATCTTGTCGGGGCCTCGAGGACTCCGGTGCGAGAGGCGTTGGCGCGACTTGAGGTTGAGGGATGGCTCGAGTCGGTACCGCGTAAGGGATATCGGGTGCGCCTGATCGACTTTGGGGAGCTGCCCGAGGTATCTGAGATGATCGCCAGCCTTGAGGCGGCGGCGGCCACCCGGCTGGCCAAGGCGCCGAACGCTGTGGTGTTTTCGGTCTTGAGAGAGCTCAACGAACAGCTGGTTTCGGTGCTCGACCATGGTGATCCGGATGAGTTTATCCATCTCGATGATCGATTTCACCGGGTGCTCCTTGGTGAGGCGGCCCAGTACCCGTTGAGCGGTGGGGTCTACTCGCTCCTCGTCGATCAACTGCACCGCGCCAGACTGATGCTACCGCCAACGGCCGCTGAACAGGACCACCACATCAACGAACACCGTCTCCTCATCCTCTCGATGGAGCTCGGCGACAGTCAGGCGGCCTCACTCCTATCGAGGAGCCATCGGATGCGTATCGTTGAGCGCTTGAGCCAGCTCATGGTGCAGGGTCGCGAGGCGGAGAACGCGACGACCTCTGGCCACCTGGTGGTGCCACGTCCCAAGTCGCGCATGAGTCTGCGTCGGCTGCGCGAAACGCGTCAAGAACCTTAAGCCTCCTTGGGTAGCTGCCGATATGGCCGAATGGGGGCCGATCGTGGAGGTAGTGGAATGAGGATCTTGGTGGTTGACGATTCGCGTGCGATGCGCATGATCGTGATTCGCCAGCTACGACAGGCTGGTTTTGATGATGCCGAGTATATCGAGGCACAAGATGGTCTAGAGGCACTTCAACGATTCAATGAACATGAGATTGATCTGGTGCTCTCTGATTGGAATATGCCTGAGATGAATGGGCTCGAGTTCCTGCGTGAACTCCGAGCTCAAGACGAGGGGATACCTTTTGGCTTTGTGACCTCGGAGGGAACCCCGGATATGGTGCGACTCGCTCGAGAGTCGGGGGCGTCATTTCTTATCTCAAAGCCCTTTACACCTGGCAACTTTCGCGATGCACTTGATGCGGTGGGGGTACAGTGACCATGCAGATGACCCAGTGGTCGAGCGCACTCCTCGATGGCGTGCGAGCACTTGAGGGTGGGATCTTACCTCCGCTGGTTGCCACTCCCCAACTGCAGACACAAGGTATTCCAGCCAACCTCCCGGGTGCATGGGTCGGTCTCGTGGGCGACCGACTGTCGTTGCAACTAGGTCTTGTCGCCGAGTTTGTGACCTTGGAGCTTCTGACTGCCAACATGATCGGACGCCATGAGGAGCTGAGTGACGTCGAGATCACCGACGCAGTGGCCGAGGTGGTGAACGTCATCGGCGGCGTCGCCAAGCGATTGGTGATCGAGGCCGATCCTAGCCTGCGTTCCGGACTCCCAATGTTTCTCTTTGGACGTCTTCGGGTACCGACGGGGACTACCAGCGAGGTTTTTCGTCTCTCCACCGAGCTGGGCGAGATGCATCTCGTCTCGATCAGCGACAGTGGCGATGAAGGATGATCGCCGAGATATCCTCGCGTCTCTTACTGCCGAGCCTTGACGAGATGGAGTCGGTGCTCGCGAACCTCATGAATGCCGAAATCCACGCTGACCGCTATCCCCAACGGAGTCCGCTGCCGCCGTTGTACCTTGCGGGTCTCTACCACGATCAAGATGATGTGCTCCGATCGATCATTCACGTAGATTTCTCCTTCGCGCTCACCTTTGGCGCTGGCCTGTCCATGATTCCCAAGGGGATGATCGACGAGGCGAGGGCCGCAGGAACCCTCACCGATACGATGACGGACAATATCCATGAGATCCTGAATATCTTTGGACTGCTCTTTAACGAACAACGGCCGCACGCACCCCGAGCGCGTCTCGTGGAGCTGGTCGAGGCATCGGCGCTGCCTGCCGAGGCAACAGCATTGTTAGGCCATCCTCAGTTGCAGGGTATCGATGCGACCATATCCTGGCGTGACCGCCAACCGGTGGGCGTCATCTCCGTGCGATTGTTGTCCAAGCTACCCACGGAGACTCCGCCCTAAGTGGTGATGCTTGCCGAGATTGTACGAATCGATCATCGCAGAACTTGACGGTCGATCGAACCTCTACCTACGCAAACGTCTGAGAGATGGACCGACGAGAAAGGATGGAAAGTGACCAAAGCACGAGTGGCGGTACTGGTATTGCTCGCCGATGAACGTTCACACCGCAATGCTCGGCGGTATCTGTCAACGATTGTGCCCGCGAGTTATCCGGTCATTCTGTTGGTGGAGGGACGCCAGCTTGCCCCTCGTGATCTCGACCGTCTTTCGCAGGCGCATCGGGTGCTGGTGGTGTCTTCGGCGGCTTCACTCACACCAGGTTGGCTCGACGAGCTCCTCGTCGCTTCGGAATACTATCCTGAGGCGGTCATCGTCCCGGGTTCTCCGAACGTCGAAGGTCCGCAACGTCAGGTTCTTGAGGAGGGCCAACCCATCGTCAACCTTGCACAACAGACCCAGTACGCATCCCATATGCGTCGGACCTTTGCGGGGACGATGCAACCTATTGCCTTTGGTAGCGATCTTGTCGCCTGCGCACCAGGGGCTTGGGTGCACGAGAGCCTTCGGGCGGGATCGACCACGAGCTTTGCACTGTTTTCCGCACTCTACCGAGACCGCTCGCTTGTGCTTGCGCAGGGTTCGATTGCCTTCTCTTCCCAGGTCAAGTCCCAACTCATCCCTGGTGCCCCAGTGACCACACCCCTCCTCTCCCTTTGTATGATCGTCAAGGATGAGGAGAGCTGCTTGGCCGAGGCTCTCATATCCGCTCGTGATCTTGCCGATGAGGTGATCGTCTTCGACACTGGATCCACGGACGCTACCGTAGCCATCGCCAAGGAGCATGGTGCCCACGTCATCGAGGGGAGCTGGCGCGAGGATTTTGCCTGGGCCCGCAATCAAACCCTCAAGTATGCGACTGGTACATGGATTCTTTGGATCGACGCGGATGAGCGCGTTGTCGGCGACCGTTCGGCGCTTCGGCTCCGGCTCGAGGATCCATTTGCCCCCTATGAGTCGTACTCGGTGCGGATAGAGAATGAAACGGGCGGAGGACTTTCGCTCACCAACCATTTTGCCAATCGGCTCTTTCGTCGTAAGGACTGTCATTGGCGTGGAGCGATTCACGAGACGGTCTGGTATCGAGATGACCTTCGCAGTGCCTACTCCGTTCTACAGCCAGATATCCATCTCCGCCATATCGGTTATCTCGACACGGAGATGACGCGCAAGTCCAAGGCCGAACGGAACCTTCGCATCTCCGAAACCAACGGATCGGCCGCCTCCGAGGCCGAGGCTGCGCTCCATGAGGCGAGATCGATGACGATGAGCGGGCGCCTTGAAGAGGCGGTGACGTTGGTAGAAGAACGGGTCCTCGGTTCGGGGGTACCCTCCATGGAGCGGGTGGGAATGTTGGCACTCTCATCCTGGTATCGGACGCTCGGCCGATTCGAACAAGCCCAGTGGGCGATTGAGCAACTCGATGAGCAGGGTTTTCACGAATACTTTGGATACCATGATCGTGCACACCTTGCTTTTGCGCAAGGAAATTTTGAGGAGACCCTGGAGTGGATCGATGCTATCGGCGGCTTTGTCGTTGACCGCGATGGACTCACGGTCAACCCGACCACGCTGTTGGGGTTGAAGGCCCGCACACTAAGTGCACTTGGTCGGGATGCCGAGGCAGCACGTGTGATCATCGCTGGCCTTGCCCAAGGTGTCATGGATGTCCATCTTGTAGAACTAGCGGGTTTTATGGAGCGCGGCGAGGTTGATGTTGCTGAGCTATTGGCGGCGCTTCCTGATGACAAAGAGCAGTTAGTGGCGGCCCAGCTCCTTCAAGTGGATCCGCGACTAGCCGATCGTCTGCTCATCGAATTGATCGCATTACGCCCAGACGATCGCACACTTCTCGCGGCGGCCTCCTTGGTCGGTCGACACCTGGAGCTCGAGCGCGCCTCCCATTGGTCTCAGGCGTTGATCGAACACGGGCTCGGTCAGCAAGCGCCCGTGGTTTGGCTGGCGACCAACGCCGAACTCCCGCTGGAGGTTCGCTTGGCGGCGGCCAAGGAGGCGGTTGCGCTTGGCTTGAAGGAGATGGGCGCGGTCCTCGACGAACTAGCCGACCTGGAGCGTACGCTGGTCTAGTAGATCACCAACGAGCGAGAGTTCGGTTTGCTGTCCGTCCTGATAGACGGTCGCGCTGCCAGCTCCTCGCACTTGGATGCCGCTCGATCGATGGTAGATCAGCGCCGTCTGGGCGTCGATCTCGACCATAATGGTGGGAGCATGAACGAGATGAATCGTACGATCGCGGATCGAGAGCGACCGTTGATCGGCATGTGGCAAGATTGCAAGATGGGGGATTAAGCCGAGACCAATGGTGAGCGCCCCACCACGGGGGTCGATCATCGGATCGCCGAGCACCATCGCTGAGGCTGATGATGCGACCAGCGTGGTTCCGTGCGACCATGCATTCCCAAGTGCCTCCAGGGCCCGAGTTCCGACGAGCACTGATCGAAGGTGGAGCGGTGAACCGCCGATACAGTACAGTACCTCAGCGCGATCGATCTGCGCCGTGAGTTCTTCGTTCTCGGCATCGGAGCGATTATAGATCTCGATCACGTCGACGGTGACTCCGAGGTTCTGGAGGTAGCGGGTGCCATTGGCGACGGCCCGGTCTGGTCGCTCGTAGGCTGCCGCAGTGGGGAGGATGCTGACACGTTGAGCTCCGGTTTGTGCAAGGATCTCCTCATCAAAGGTGCAGAGCGGCCCGAACTCGTCCCCGCCGACGAGCGCAATGGTGCCATAGAGTGGAGTCTTCATCGTGTGCCAAGCCTAGTAACTATCCCAAGCCCGCTTGGTCGCCGTCGTCGATGCGGAGCAAAACCGGTACGCTAGGTGTGTGCAACTTTCACGGATTGGCGTGGTTGGTGGAGGGACGATGGCCTCCGGGATTGTCGAGGCATGCATTCTGGCCGACTATGACGTAGTGGTACGCACTCGATCTGAGGAGGCATCGCGCTCGGTGAAGGTGGCGCTTGAACGACAGCTCCGACGGCGAATTGCGCGCACCGAGATCGATGATGAGCGTTACGAGGTAGCGATGTCCATGGTTCGCTACACGACCGAGATCGACGATCTCTACGATCGACATCTCGTGATCGAATCAGTGGTCGAGGACATTGAGGTGAAGAAGCATCTCTTCGCTCAGTTGGATCATGTGCTCATCGAGGGGGCGATAATCGCTTCTAATACTTCGACGCTCCCTATCATGGCCTTGGCTGCTACGACCAAGCGGCCCGAACTCGTCCTCGGTCTCCACTTCTTTAATCCCGTTGGCAGTCTCCGCCTGGTGGAGGTCGTTCGATCACTCGTGGTCGCACCCGAAGTTCTTGAGGCGGGGCGACACTTTGTGCAAACGCTTGGCAAGGAGCCAGTGATCGTCAACGATGAGGCTGGCTTTGTCGTCAATGCGCTCCTGTTTCCGTACTTGAACACCGCTGTGCGGCTGCTCGAACGAGGGGTCGCAGCAAAAGAGGATATCGACCGTGCGATGATGTTGGGATGTAACTATCCGATGGGGCCGCTCGCCTTGCTCGACCTCGTCGGGCTCGATGTGGCGGTCGCGATCCTTGAACGGCTCTACGAGGAGACTGGGGATCCTGCGATGTTGGCGGCACCCACGCTGCGCAGGATGCGAGAGGCCGGTCAGTTGGGCCGCAAAGCCGGTCGAGGCTTCTACGACTATCAATCGAAGGCCTAAGGAGATTATCGATGGAGCCACACCTGGAGCAACCTGATGCACCGTGGGTGATGCGTACCTATGCAGGACACTCCTCGGCCGCCGCCTCGAATCGACTCTTTCGTGCGAATCTCGCCAACGGACAGACTGGTCTGTCCGTGGCCTTCGATCTGCCAACCCAGCTGGGACTTGACCCCGATGATCCTCGTAGTGTCGGTGAGGTTGGCAAGGTAGGGGTCCCCATCGCCCATCTTGCCCATCTCCGCCAGCTCTTTGACGGCATCGAGCTCGACAAGATGAATACGTCGATGACCATCAACGCAACAGCGATGTGGCTCTTTAGTCTCTATCTTGCCCTCGCGGATGAACAGGACATTCCCTACCACCTGCTCTCTGGCACCACCCAGAACGACATCATCAAGGAGTACCTCTCTCGCGGTACGTTTATCTTTACACCGGAGGCCTCCAGGAGGCTGACGGTAGACCTTATTGAGTTCTCTGTCGTCCATGTCCCCAAGTGGAACCCGATCAATATCTGCAGTTATCACCTGCAGGAGGCGGGGGCGACTCCGGTCCAAGAGGTGGCATATGCGCTCGCGACCGCCGTTGGTATTCTCGATGCCGTTCGTGATCGAGGTCGTCTGGGCGCGGGTGGTATCGCCAAAGTGGTGGGCAGGATGTCGTTCTTTGTGAACTCGGGTATTCGGCTGATCGAGGAGATCGCGAAGATGCGAGCCTTTGTCGCTCTTTGGGACGAACTCACCCGCACCCGCTATGGAGTAGAGGATCCAAAGCTTCGCCGCTTTCGTTACGGTGTGCAGGTGAACTCCCTTGGACTCACGGAGTCCCAACCTGAGAATAACGTCTACCGCATCATGTTGGAGGCGTTAGGGGTTACTCTTTCGCGGGATGCTCGAGCCAGGGCACTCCAGCTTCCGGCGTGGAATGAGGCGATTGGTCTCCCACGTCCGATCGATCAGCAGTGGTCGCTGCGAGCGCAACAGATCCTCGCCTACGAGACTGACTTGCTCGAGTATCCCGACATCTTTGAGGGGTCGAAGGTGATGGAGGGGTTGACCGCTGAGATCGTTGACGCTGCTCGCGATGAACTCAATCGCATTATCGATGCCGGCGGCGTCTTTGTCCAGATCGACGAGATGAAGGCGGCATTGGTCCGCGCTCAGACCGAACGCGCTCTTGCGATCGAGACCGGTGTCCAACGGGTTGTTGGCGTCAACCTCTATCAGGACAGGGCCCAGGAGTCGCAGGAGGCGATGCTCGCCGGTGTCGATACCAAGATGCATTTGAGCGCCGATGGGGCAGAGGTCGGGCGGCTCATCGAGGAGTTTGTGGCCTTCAAGCGTCTCCGAGACGAGCGTGCCGTGAAGGCTGCGAAGGATCATCTCTTGAGGGTGGCGAGGACGGACGAGAACTTGATTGCGGCAACGCTGGTCCTTGCCAAAGCCGGTGGCACCACTCAGGATTGGGCCGATACCATGCGCGAGGCGTTCGGAGAGTTTCGGGCGCCAACCGGGATCCAAGGTGGTGCTGGCGTGCGCAGAGGCCAGATGGATGCGCTGGTCGATCGCTTGCGGCATCTGCCCGGAGGTCCGGCACGACTCCTGGTGGCAAAGCCCGGACTCGACGGTCACTCCAACGGAGCTGAACAGATCGCGGTTGCGGCTCGCGATGCTGGATTCGAGGTGATCTACCAGGGGATTCGCCAGACCCCTGCCGAGATTGCGAGTGTCGCTCGTGATGAGGACGTGGACCTGATCGGCCTTTCGATTCTGTCGGGTTCGCATCTTGAGCTCGTCGGTGCTCTCTTTGCGGAGTTGAGCTCGCGCGCAGTGAGTGTGCCAGTGATTGTGGGTGGCATCATCCCTGACGACGATATCAGCCAACTGATGGCGCTTGGAGTCCGCGAAGTCTTCACTCCAAAGCACTATCAGATCACCCAGATCATGGCCCAGTTGGTCGATATCGTGGCGACGCGACGGGAAGCAAATCATTCCTGAAAGTTTGTACAGCTTCTGTCGTTTTGCGCCGAAGCATGTCGCATGAGACTGCGTGGGTTTTTGGCAATCATCCTGGGTGTGGGGGGCGTGGCGGTGAGTGCCGTCGGTATGCGCTCGGGTCGTGCTGAGGATGGTGTGATCGGTGCTGGTATCGCTTTCGTTGCGGTGATCATCGGACTGGGATCCAGGTCCCGGCGTGACACCCCTGTTGAAGGCTCCGAAGAGACGAGCCTGGTGGCGGTCTCGCAGCCTGAGCTTACAATCGCGGACGATCAGTCAACAACGGGTGTGGAGACAGCCGGGGAGGCGTCGTTGGTGAGTCCGGCGATGGGCACAGCTGACCCGATCACCGACCCACTCACCGGCCTGATGAACGAGATCTTCTTCTCTGGTCTCCTCAGCACCAAAGTAGCGACCGCGCGCCGACGTCTCTGGCCGCTCAGTATTGTGCTCTTGCAGTTGGTTATGCAGCCTGATGTCACTGGGGAGGCTACTGATGCTGCTATCCTCGCCTTCTCGGAGGTGGTCGCGGCGACCATTCGAACTGCCGATGTAGCCTGTCGCGTGGGTAGCCGCAGTTTTGCCCTTCTCCTTGATGACACCGATGAGGACGGCGCCGCCTGGGTCGCAGAACGGATTCAAATCGCGCACGCTCGTGAGGGGACTTCTCCGATCGCGAAGGTCTGTGCCGGAGTTGCAAGTTACCCGAGTCATGGGATCGAGCCAGCCGAGATCCTCATCACCGCTAAGAGCGCCTTGAAGCAGGCTGCAGATAACCTTGAGTTACCAGGCCTGGGTCGCGTAATCGTCGCGCCACAACGACCGCTTTGAACAACACGTAGCGATCCCTCGCCCATTGTGGCGAGCGCACCTACCTGGTCGCCTGCGGACTCAGGTGGTGAAGGGTTGGCTCGTGCTGGTTCGATGTGTTTTGACTGTATTTTCACCGCTCGCTGAGGATGGTTGGTGCGTCGCTTGAGAGCTGGAACGACGTGTCTGCATTACTCGTTGAAGCGGACCCGCCAGACATAAAGAATCGTTCACCGCTACGGGTGGTTCATTCCAGTTCCATGCTGCAACGAACGCCCTAAAGACACTTGACACCTCCCCATTCCTCGGCTACACTCATGTAGCGGCCGGGGGTTTGTGTAGGGGTCTCGCATGGGGGGTCTCGCTTTCCACTCAGTGCATTGGGCTCTTGACGAAGTTCTCGCCGAACGAAGAGTGGGTAATGCTTCCGTACCTGGAGACGGTCACTCTTCTTATGAGGTACCAGATAACCGGTATCGCCTAGGTGGTACCCCTGAGAACAATGAGACCAAGAGTGCAGTGCCAAGACTGAACGAGACAAAGCAACAACGAGACACCAATGCACGGCGATCAGAACCGCGGGGT is part of the Ferrimicrobium sp. genome and encodes:
- a CDS encoding GGDEF domain-containing protein encodes the protein MRLRGFLAIILGVGGVAVSAVGMRSGRAEDGVIGAGIAFVAVIIGLGSRSRRDTPVEGSEETSLVAVSQPELTIADDQSTTGVETAGEASLVSPAMGTADPITDPLTGLMNEIFFSGLLSTKVATARRRLWPLSIVLLQLVMQPDVTGEATDAAILAFSEVVAATIRTADVACRVGSRSFALLLDDTDEDGAAWVAERIQIAHAREGTSPIAKVCAGVASYPSHGIEPAEILITAKSALKQAADNLELPGLGRVIVAPQRPL
- a CDS encoding Type 1 glutamine amidotransferase-like domain-containing protein, yielding MKTPLYGTIALVGGDEFGPLCTFDEEILAQTGAQRVSILPTAAAYERPDRAVANGTRYLQNLGVTVDVIEIYNRSDAENEELTAQIDRAEVLYCIGGSPLHLRSVLVGTRALEALGNAWSHGTTLVASSASAMVLGDPMIDPRGGALTIGLGLIPHLAILPHADQRSLSIRDRTIHLVHAPTIMVEIDAQTALIYHRSSGIQVRGAGSATVYQDGQQTELSLVGDLLDQRTLQVG
- a CDS encoding methylmalonyl-CoA mutase family protein → MEPHLEQPDAPWVMRTYAGHSSAAASNRLFRANLANGQTGLSVAFDLPTQLGLDPDDPRSVGEVGKVGVPIAHLAHLRQLFDGIELDKMNTSMTINATAMWLFSLYLALADEQDIPYHLLSGTTQNDIIKEYLSRGTFIFTPEASRRLTVDLIEFSVVHVPKWNPINICSYHLQEAGATPVQEVAYALATAVGILDAVRDRGRLGAGGIAKVVGRMSFFVNSGIRLIEEIAKMRAFVALWDELTRTRYGVEDPKLRRFRYGVQVNSLGLTESQPENNVYRIMLEALGVTLSRDARARALQLPAWNEAIGLPRPIDQQWSLRAQQILAYETDLLEYPDIFEGSKVMEGLTAEIVDAARDELNRIIDAGGVFVQIDEMKAALVRAQTERALAIETGVQRVVGVNLYQDRAQESQEAMLAGVDTKMHLSADGAEVGRLIEEFVAFKRLRDERAVKAAKDHLLRVARTDENLIAATLVLAKAGGTTQDWADTMREAFGEFRAPTGIQGGAGVRRGQMDALVDRLRHLPGGPARLLVAKPGLDGHSNGAEQIAVAARDAGFEVIYQGIRQTPAEIASVARDEDVDLIGLSILSGSHLELVGALFAELSSRAVSVPVIVGGIIPDDDISQLMALGVREVFTPKHYQITQIMAQLVDIVATRREANHS
- a CDS encoding 3-hydroxybutyryl-CoA dehydrogenase yields the protein MQLSRIGVVGGGTMASGIVEACILADYDVVVRTRSEEASRSVKVALERQLRRRIARTEIDDERYEVAMSMVRYTTEIDDLYDRHLVIESVVEDIEVKKHLFAQLDHVLIEGAIIASNTSTLPIMALAATTKRPELVLGLHFFNPVGSLRLVEVVRSLVVAPEVLEAGRHFVQTLGKEPVIVNDEAGFVVNALLFPYLNTAVRLLERGVAAKEDIDRAMMLGCNYPMGPLALLDLVGLDVAVAILERLYEETGDPAMLAAPTLRRMREAGQLGRKAGRGFYDYQSKA
- a CDS encoding chemotaxis protein CheX, which gives rise to MQMTQWSSALLDGVRALEGGILPPLVATPQLQTQGIPANLPGAWVGLVGDRLSLQLGLVAEFVTLELLTANMIGRHEELSDVEITDAVAEVVNVIGGVAKRLVIEADPSLRSGLPMFLFGRLRVPTGTTSEVFRLSTELGEMHLVSISDSGDEG
- a CDS encoding glycosyltransferase family 2 protein, whose protein sequence is MTKARVAVLVLLADERSHRNARRYLSTIVPASYPVILLVEGRQLAPRDLDRLSQAHRVLVVSSAASLTPGWLDELLVASEYYPEAVIVPGSPNVEGPQRQVLEEGQPIVNLAQQTQYASHMRRTFAGTMQPIAFGSDLVACAPGAWVHESLRAGSTTSFALFSALYRDRSLVLAQGSIAFSSQVKSQLIPGAPVTTPLLSLCMIVKDEESCLAEALISARDLADEVIVFDTGSTDATVAIAKEHGAHVIEGSWREDFAWARNQTLKYATGTWILWIDADERVVGDRSALRLRLEDPFAPYESYSVRIENETGGGLSLTNHFANRLFRRKDCHWRGAIHETVWYRDDLRSAYSVLQPDIHLRHIGYLDTEMTRKSKAERNLRISETNGSAASEAEAALHEARSMTMSGRLEEAVTLVEERVLGSGVPSMERVGMLALSSWYRTLGRFEQAQWAIEQLDEQGFHEYFGYHDRAHLAFAQGNFEETLEWIDAIGGFVVDRDGLTVNPTTLLGLKARTLSALGRDAEAARVIIAGLAQGVMDVHLVELAGFMERGEVDVAELLAALPDDKEQLVAAQLLQVDPRLADRLLIELIALRPDDRTLLAAASLVGRHLELERASHWSQALIEHGLGQQAPVVWLATNAELPLEVRLAAAKEAVALGLKEMGAVLDELADLERTLV
- a CDS encoding response regulator, producing the protein MRILVVDDSRAMRMIVIRQLRQAGFDDAEYIEAQDGLEALQRFNEHEIDLVLSDWNMPEMNGLEFLRELRAQDEGIPFGFVTSEGTPDMVRLARESGASFLISKPFTPGNFRDALDAVGVQ
- a CDS encoding GntR family transcriptional regulator, whose translation is MKSNTVPLSHSAYLSIRSAIVSLAIEPGSFLLDRDIADLVGASRTPVREALARLEVEGWLESVPRKGYRVRLIDFGELPEVSEMIASLEAAAATRLAKAPNAVVFSVLRELNEQLVSVLDHGDPDEFIHLDDRFHRVLLGEAAQYPLSGGVYSLLVDQLHRARLMLPPTAAEQDHHINEHRLLILSMELGDSQAASLLSRSHRMRIVERLSQLMVQGREAENATTSGHLVVPRPKSRMSLRRLRETRQEP